agggaagaaaaagctTTGGACTTGCTGCAGGAAGAGTTAAGGAAGCTGAGAGAACAAATTAGAAACTTAGAAGATAAAGGTATTAGTACAGAGTCAGTTGTCATGGAAAATAAAAAACTTAAGGTACATTTGGAAGAGGAAAAGCAGAAAATACACAACTTTCTTAAGCAAAAGGAGACACTTTTTGCAGAAGCACATATGTTGAGGAGAGAACTAGACAAAGAACGTCATATAACTGAAGTTCTAAGAGAAGAACTGGAGCAGTTAAGTTCTCATCGGACACCTGACAACACAGACACAGACAATACATTAAGAGAGAACGAAGAAATAGAAACTTTGCGGGGAAGACTAACAGAGCTGGAAAAGAAGCTAAACTTTGAACAACAACGCTCTGATTTGTGGGAAAAACTGTATGTTGAAGTGAAGGACCAAACCGAAAAACAGGAAACTAATAAAAAAGGACAAGAGAAAGATGGTAAAGGAACAAGTAAGACCAAAAAGAAGTCCAAAGAATCATTTTTTGGCTCAGTTAAAGAAACTTTTGATGCCATGAAGAATTCCACAAAGGAGTTTGTAAGACACCATAAAGAAAAGATTAAACAGGCTAAAGAAGCAGTGaaagaaaacctgaaaaaattCTCTGATTCTGTGAAGTCCACATTCAGACACTTCAAAGACACAACTAAAAACATCTTTGATGAAAAGAAGAAGTCTGGTGATAAAAGATATGAGGCAAACAAAAAAGGTAAAACTGTTTTTCGGGAATATAATACTCATGAGAATCCTTCTAAGCATACACACCATAGAGGGCCTAGCATGAAAAAAGAATtcagagaaggaagaaaacagaGATCAACTCACTTTACATTTGAAAAAGATAGTAATTCACAGAAATGCATCAATAACCCAGAATGTAACAGAAAACGTCACTCTGTCCTAAAAGGCTGCTCTGGTATTTTTGAATGCGCTCATCAGGAATTTATTAGCCTGTTTAACAAAGTACTGGACCCTATTAGGGCTGAAGAATTTAATCAgttaatgcaaaaatatttgcagCAAGAAGTAGATAGTTTCCATCACTGGAGAGAACTAGAGAATTTCATCAGTAAGTTTTTCCATAATGGGATCTTTATACATGACCAGATGCTGTTCACGGACTTTGTTAGTGATGTTAAGGATTATCTTGAGGACATGAAGGAGTATCAAAGTGACCATGAAGGGATGTTTGAGGATTTGGATAAATACATCTACAGATACTACTTTCATTATGATAATTCACTTCAGTATGGACCCAGGTTGGTTTTTATGTAATGTTTCCTGaattaaaatatagtttttaaGGACACCAAAGGAATTAGTATCATTGTTACCTTTTAACCCTAAGATGAATGTGATGGGATGTCTCATGGGGACAGATTTTATTGGCTGTTGGGGCAAGTGACATTAGCACAGATTTCACTGTACCTTTTACAGCTTTAATGTGTGGGGGATTCCTTTAGAAAATAGTTCTGGATTAAGATTAAGCATTGCTGCTTGGAGCAACTGTTGAATGCAACAGCATGCTTGCTTACTGGCCTGAGCATCTGTAGTAAAaaaatccctcccccccgcatccaTTTTTAACACTGGTTACCAATAAAATTGCAATAACTTTTAAACAACACTCCCTCCCCCTCATTGTTTCTTAAACCCCTtcatggggagggacaggtataTTTGATAACTCTTCTGTGAGTTCTCTCCTAGTACATATGACTCTACCAGCTTTTTAGGGGTTTTTACCATTTCGCTGTAGCTTGCCAAGTGACTGAGCTTTGCTGTAGTTGTCCCTTGGGTGTGGATCTTGATCTTTTAGCCCCACAATAAAGCTTTTTCAGAGGTGTTGTAATCACTTTCTTCCCCTGCTTAAGACCCTTCTTATTGATGATGCATTTTGCTTGGATTTTTAATACTTCAACTGAGTTATTCCACTTACATATTACATTctattttaactgttttttcttaGCCTCTTGAGGGAAATAAGGCCATTTTGATCTGATGAGAGAGGCAAAGTTATGctaatatgttaaaaaaaaaaaattgtctctttTCTTCCAGTTTACAGTAGGACAGTAACATAACTTTTCCCATTGCACTCTTCTCTATAAAGCATATTTAACCTTTTAGAGCAAGAgctgttttatattaaaaatgtaaatgtactGTTTGTCTTTTGGACTACTGTGCTGCTCCCTTCCTCATTCAactcttttttaaatatttttgaaatagtttgtaatatttttttaatcttattgcAGTTTAGCTTTTAGAGAACAACTCTCAGCTGTTTCTTTATTGGTAATAATGATCAAGGGGTAGTTTCTAATTCCTGGTTTTGGTAAATGCACACCACATCTAACTAGGTGTATTTATTTATCTAGATTTTAATTTGCCTGTCCCATTTCATTATTAAAAGagctttttaatattttgatttctCATGACTTTAGTATTGGGCAGCTTGTATTTTTATGCTCTGAATTAATTCTGATTGAGACTAAAACATCTGTTTATGGTTAAaggcatttaattttaaatatatttagtgaCTACGTTATTTATCACTACTGGTGAGaatattaagcaaagtaagactGTATAGCCTTTTGCTTCAAAAGTGTGGGATGTGAGACTGTAGTACAAGCATAAAATTCCTTGGAGTTCCTATCATAGCAAAAAACACAAAAGATGAGCTACAACTGTTTAACTGCATCCCCCAGCCCTCCACATAAGTGCTTGTATTGTGCATACACAGACATACATTATGGTGCAGATGTTTCTATTTGAAACTTGGTTTGCGTGTGCTTTAAATGTCTTCATGTAAGAGTATTGTTCAGTCCTAACCAGCGTTGTGTTCCCTGCAAGTCAAGCAGAGTGGTGTGGTATGGAAATTTGCACTGGAGCTTATTTACCCTGACCCTAACTAGGGCTTTGGGTAATCTATTCAGTACATTTTGAGAGTACTAagtacataataaataaataaaacccaccaACTGTAACTCTCTGGTAGTGAAATAATCATCATGTATGTAGTTGATTTTATTAAGATATTTTCAACAGCTCTAACCAAATTTTGTTTACTCCTTTCAGTCGACCTGCTAAAAGGCCTACTTTCACACAGTCGGAAAGTTCCAGACATGAAAAACAAACTCAGAAGCACCACCACCGTAATAAGAGAGAAGGTAAATGGCATAAACATGGTCGCAGTAATGGAAGACACATGGCAAATCTTGAAATAGAATTGGGGCAATTACCCTTTGATCCAAAATATTAAGTAATTTGTGTATGGTAAAATCAGGAAGATATGTAGATAATTTCTAGTGGTTCCTCAATGGAAACTAAttgtttttcaacaaaactgCAAGGTGCAAGTGTTTCTTTATACAGATTGATTTTTACCCTGCTGTTCAAAAGCAATCAATCAAACTTCCTAACTCGCATTTTCTCTAGTGTTGCTTTACTGTTCTTTGGAAATGATTTTGGTTGTAGTTGTACTGTTATGGAAACTAGGTATGTTGTgacttttctgtgaaaaataGGCTTAATTGCATTCCATTAGTATAGTTCAAACTTGAATCATACATAATGTACATGTAATTAACATGGTTTGGTGTACTAACTTCATCTCATCCTTCAGAAAGTAGATCTAAATTATGGCAAGGCATCTGTTAATGTTTTGTAATCTTATACTTGCTTCTTGTCTTTTTTGGGGGTTCAAGAGCCTGTTGACTTATGAAGAATTTGCTGTGCTGCATTCTAATCAGCTTGCTGACATATGCACTTGAAATTTCTTGCACATCTTCATATtgtggaagaaaaataaagagacgTTGTGGGTAAaagtctttattcataaacaaatTTAGCATAGGTGTACAGTCCCATAGAGTTATGAAGTCTTGTCTTACTCCTCTCCTCTAAATCACAACAAATATCATGCAGTAGCTGTTGGTGTTCTGTTAATTATTTATAGAAGTCCTAAGACAGAttaactttgtttttttccctccactcTTAACACCAAGAGATAAGATGAGAATATTGCCACTTAAGTTCAACTTTTCCACCAGTGAAGAAGCATCACTAAACCAGTTACGTCCAGTATAATCCTTATCTACTGGCTATAAATTTGAACCAGACCTGTCAATTTTGCTTACCTATTTTTAAGTATCACTGCCCTCTGTTCTGTACTAAAAGGCTGTTTAACCAAGACACCACTGTGCAATACTGACTTGGGTTGGTCCCAGTTCAGAAACTGATCTTGAAGCATGCTTCATTTCACCCTTCTTGTGTAGACATAGATGTGGCTTCCAATTCGTCCTTGAGGCATATGGGTGTGAAAGACAGTAGCAGTTTTCTCATAACCATTTAGAGCAAGAAATGATGATATTTCCTGTAAATAAATACACTTTCATTTCCAAACAGTCCGGCATTTTTATACTGGTGGGGTACAGAACTGTGTTCCTAAACTTCTTTTAAACCAACCACTCAGCTACCTATGGAAGTTAGTTTCTGTGTTGTGGGAAGGAGAAATACAAACCGTACCATATCATGACCCTTGGTTAGAGTGAAATCTTGCTCAAcgcccctgcccccactttgGACTTTACAGAAGTGTTCAAAGGGAAAGAATTCTGCTGATTGCAGACTCCTTTACTCACTTTATGCCCATAAAGTCACTCAGTGCAAACCGTGTAGATTGTGTCTGTGCACCTCAAACTTGCCTTGGCACAGCAGTACTTCGTGGCATAAAGGATTTGCTGGGTACCCATGCATGCCCTCTCTGGGATCTTTCCCTTCACTCCAGTGACATAGTAGTAACTATGCTGTATTTTGGGCAAATGTTCAagtcatacatttttaaaggctAAAGGTCATTTTCAAAGCTGCAATTTCAGCTCTCCCTTCTATTTCTTGTGCATATTTGTGTTCTTAGCCTGATCTAGATAAAGTTAACTTGCAATTAACATACCTGTTCTAGCACACTGAAGAAGACCAAGTGAGTAGGTAATGTACCATTGTAAAACTCCTCATTAAGCCACTTGAGTGGATTAGAGTAAAATATATCTGCTTCGTCAAGGTAACTCTCATTTCCAGTTAGGTCTGGAGGACACTGAAGAAATCTCATTGGTAGAGGACAGTGAACATGGCtaggagggggagaagaaaaaaaaagaacagatggTTGAGATCCAGTGTTAAGTGATCAATTTAGATCTTAGTTTCAATTAAGGATGCTATACTGTAGTCTGTAAAACGTCTTGTTCTCTTATTTTTCCATGATCAGTAGGTGCATCTTTCCTTTCTGTGCTAGATACAGAATGTTTTCTCATTTCTGTATTTCAAGTAAGCATACAGAAAGTAAAATGAGGTGCCAGTAGTGAGTGTGGTTGCAATTGGAGAGGTTCATAGGAAGCAATAATCCACAATCtgatttattttagattttaataGCAAAAAGACCATCCTGAGTGACCTCAGTCCTATACTGGAGCACACTTTGAAAATAACATTATATTGTATCAAtcctttaatttttatatatgtatCAGGATGTGTTACATACTGGAAGAGTTACTTTAGTCATGTCATACATAATAGTTCTATCTGTTAACCTGGTAGCAGAAGTCAAGGAAATAAGTATTAAATCTTGACTCCCCGCAGTAGTTAAATATTGGAGAAGGAGTGAAGCAACGCATACTGCTAGGGCAAGCATAAGGGACCATCACATATGTCTAACACTAAGCTGTTTTggtaaaacaggaaaaaatgcagATGCTGGGTGGAACAAACAATATGAAATCCATTTTTCCAATTTATTATTTCATACAGATGGAACAATTTGGTAATAGATGCACATTATCTCTCAAATAATTCAGTATCTTTGAGGGGAAACAATTGTATGCTTGAGTAGATTTAGTATTACATACTGTATTAGCTACTTTATTACCTGTAAAAAGGAGTAGAATGGCATGGCATCATTACAAAGACAGAAGCCCATGATTGGTTAGAAGAATTGTTACAGAGCTGCTGCATATGCATCATGACATCAAGAGAGCCACGCTGGTGAATCAAACCAGTGTACAGGGCTGGGAGTAAATTTGATAAAAGCAGGAAGGTTATTGCAGATTTCTTCCATGTCTTCAATTGTTTAAGAGAATACCCTAAAGTGAGAAATATAAAACAGTTAAGCAGATAGGCAAGTGTTAACTATTAGTCTACAGCCCTCTTTTGACATAGTGCAACTTACTGAAAATTGATTAGTCATGGTTAAATTAGAAGCAAAACAGTTCCTTATTTTTACATAGTCAAAGTCACTGCCCCCTCCAGTTTTTTGTTTAGAATGGAAAAAAGGGGCATGTTTTCTATGGATTCCACACTCTAAAGTTGATGAGAGGTTAAGCTCTTGAACCTATTTTGTGATTCAGAGCTGCAATTAGGGCAGGTTCACCAGAAACAATGCTTAATTTTTCTAGGCCTGTATTTAATTCCATGGAGTGGGAAATCATTTAAGAAGAGGATAGTGAATCCGTTTGAACAAACGCTAAGGGAAGACTGTTACCGAAGTGTCTGGTttaagtgtca
This window of the Chelonia mydas isolate rCheMyd1 chromosome 10, rCheMyd1.pri.v2, whole genome shotgun sequence genome carries:
- the CCPG1 gene encoding cell cycle progression protein 1 isoform X11, encoding MSENSSDSDSSGGWTVINHEGSDIETVTSENGGTNSNLEFASEEYATLVEEEEQPFDLRAECSKDDVVSMVETSPAALEETQAVPEAKKEKLPDHGSCIGANSDDSDIVTLETPKVEEIGTQEEAAVVDEEAQGSDDFNMGSSSSSQYTFCQPETGFPPQPSDAESSSDETSNRSSPTLRRRRAKKRLVSNSESDGGAPNEQDSEPPKEQQHKRQFSSGLNRCIILALVIAISMGFGHFYGTIQIQKRQQLVEKTHEDELNGMKDDLYQCQREQGVKADYKSLKQDLATCLISTEVEKKSFESQKISLAAENQHLRESLEREEKALDLLQEELRKLREQIRNLEDKGISTESVVMENKKLKVHLEEEKQKIHNFLKQKETLFAEAHMLRRELDKERHITEVLREELEQLSSHRTPDNTDTDNTLRENEEIETLRGRLTELEKKLNFEQQRSDLWEKLYVEVKDQTEKQETNKKGQEKDGKGTSKTKKKSKESFFGSVKETFDAMKNSTKEFVRHHKEKIKQAKEAVKENLKKFSDSVKSTFRHFKDTTKNIFDEKKKSGDKRYEANKKGKTVFREYNTHENPSKHTHHRGPSMKKEFREGRKQRSTHFTFEKDSNSQKCINNPECNRKRHSVLKGCSGIFECAHQEFISLFNKVLDPIRAEEFNQLMQKYLQQEVDSFHHWRELENFISKFFHNGIFIHDQMLFTDFVSDVKDYLEDMKEYQSDHEGMFEDLDKYIYRYYFHYDNSLQYGPSRPAKRPTFTQSESSRHEKQTQKHHHRNKREDLKILVGYSDVFRISLKTGVTSYSFGC
- the CCPG1 gene encoding cell cycle progression protein 1 isoform X3, giving the protein MLPLHSQPLQHGKINRWNHDHAATLKMSENSSDSDSSGGWTVINHEGSDIETVTSENGGTNSNLEFASEEYATLVEEEEQPFDLRAECSKDDVVSMVETSPAALEETQAVPEAKKEKLPDHGSCIGANSDDSDIVTLETPKVEEIGTQEEAAVVDEEAQGSDDFNMGSSSSSQYTFCQPETEGWWEKLRKIPECVRGWGDDLKEHVSGSLPFQGFPPQPSDAESSSDETSNRSSPTLRRRRAKKRLVSNSESDGGAPNEQDSEPPKEQQHKRQFSSGLNRCIILALVIAISMGFGHFYGKPEGTIQIQKRQQLVEKTHEDELNGMKDDLYQCQREQGVKADYKSLKQDLATCLISTEVEKKSFESQKISLAAENQHLRESLEREEKALDLLQEELRKLREQIRNLEDKGISTESVVMENKKLKVHLEEEKQKIHNFLKQKETLFAEAHMLRRELDKERHITEVLREELEQLSSHRTPDNTDTDNTLRENEEIETLRGRLTELEKKLNFEQQRSDLWEKLYVEVKDQTEKQETNKKGQEKDGKGTSKTKKKSKESFFGSVKETFDAMKNSTKEFVRHHKEKIKQAKEAVKENLKKFSDSVKSTFRHFKDTTKNIFDEKKKSGDKRYEANKKGKTVFREYNTHENPSKHTHHRGPSMKKEFREGRKQRSTHFTFEKDSNSQKCINNPECNRKRHSVLKGCSGIFECAHQEFISLFNKVLDPIRAEEFNQLMQKYLQQEVDSFHHWRELENFISKFFHNGIFIHDQMLFTDFVSDVKDYLEDMKEYQSDHEGMFEDLDKYIYRYYFHYDNSLQYGPSRPAKRPTFTQSESSRHEKQTQKHHHRNKREEPVDL
- the CCPG1 gene encoding cell cycle progression protein 1 isoform X2, which codes for MLPLHSQPLQHGKINRWNHDHAATLKMSENSSDSDSSGGWTVINHEGSDIETVTSENGGTNSNLEFASEEYATLVEEEEQPFDLRAECSKDDVVSMVETSPAALEETQAVPEAKKEKLPDHGSCIGANSDDSDIVTLETPKVEEIGTQEEAAVVDEEAQGSDDFNMGSSSSSQYTFCQPETEGWWEKLRKIPECVRGWGDDLKEHVSGSLPFQGFPPQPSDAESSSDETSNRSSPTLRRRRAKKRLVSNSESDGGAPNEQDSEPPKEQQHKRQFSSGLNRCIILALVIAISMGFGHFYGTIQIQKRQQLVEKTHEDELNGMKDDLYQCQREQGVKADYKSLKQDLATCLISTEVEKKSFESQKISLAAENQHLRESLEREEKALDLLQEELRKLREQIRNLEDKGISTESVVMENKKLKVHLEEEKQKIHNFLKQKETLFAEAHMLRRELDKERHITEVLREELEQLSSHRTPDNTDTDNTLRENEEIETLRGRLTELEKKLNFEQQRSDLWEKLYVEVKDQTEKQETNKKGQEKDGKGTSKTKKKSKESFFGSVKETFDAMKNSTKEFVRHHKEKIKQAKEAVKENLKKFSDSVKSTFRHFKDTTKNIFDEKKKSGDKRYEANKKGKTVFREYNTHENPSKHTHHRGPSMKKEFREGRKQRSTHFTFEKDSNSQKCINNPECNRKRHSVLKGCSGIFECAHQEFISLFNKVLDPIRAEEFNQLMQKYLQQEVDSFHHWRELENFISKFFHNGIFIHDQMLFTDFVSDVKDYLEDMKEYQSDHEGMFEDLDKYIYRYYFHYDNSLQYGPSRPAKRPTFTQSESSRHEKQTQKHHHRNKREGKWHKHGRSNGRHMANLEIELGQLPFDPKY